One segment of Myxococcus xanthus DNA contains the following:
- a CDS encoding alpha/beta hydrolase, producing MARRTLREQVMRTSMKCMGLLLLVLGGACASTRPAVTEPVPPHQTFTIESAKLKEPRHITVYLPPGYTTAAESRFPVLYMPDGGLKEDFPHLATTVDTAIRAGELRPLIIVGIENTVRRRDMTGPTTVASDLEVAPVTGGSATFRAFIHEELMPEVERRYRVTQERAIIGESLAGYFIVETFFLQPELFGTYLALSPSLWWNAESLVKGAGEWFAARPDLRAGLYVSSANETGDIVPAVARLQDVLRTSAPAGLKWEVEPRPDLRHDNIYRESSPSVLRKWLPPVVAAERAP from the coding sequence ATGGCTCGTCGAACACTGCGGGAGCAAGTGATGCGGACATCGATGAAATGCATGGGGCTGTTGTTGCTCGTCCTGGGAGGCGCGTGCGCGAGCACCCGGCCCGCCGTGACCGAGCCCGTGCCTCCCCACCAGACATTCACCATCGAGTCCGCGAAGCTGAAGGAGCCCCGCCACATCACCGTCTACCTGCCGCCGGGCTACACGACGGCGGCGGAGAGCCGCTTCCCGGTGCTCTACATGCCCGATGGCGGCCTGAAGGAAGACTTCCCGCACCTGGCCACCACCGTCGACACGGCCATCCGCGCGGGCGAGCTGCGGCCCCTCATCATCGTGGGAATCGAAAACACCGTGCGGCGGCGGGACATGACGGGCCCGACCACGGTGGCATCGGACCTGGAGGTCGCCCCCGTCACGGGAGGCTCGGCGACGTTCCGAGCCTTCATCCACGAAGAGTTGATGCCGGAGGTGGAGCGCCGCTACCGGGTGACGCAAGAGCGGGCCATCATCGGCGAGTCGCTCGCGGGCTACTTCATCGTGGAGACGTTCTTCCTCCAGCCGGAACTGTTCGGCACCTACCTCGCGCTGAGCCCCAGCCTGTGGTGGAACGCGGAGTCGTTGGTGAAGGGGGCGGGTGAATGGTTCGCGGCCCGGCCGGACCTGCGCGCGGGACTTTACGTGTCCTCCGCCAATGAAACGGGCGACATCGTCCCCGCCGTGGCGAGGCTCCAGGACGTCCTCCGAACCAGCGCACCCGCGGGCCTGAAGTGGGAAGTCGAACCCCGGCCCGACTTGCGCCACGACAACATCTACCGGGAGAGCTCGCCCAGCGTGCTGCGCAAGTGGCTGCCTCCCGTGGTGGCCGCTGAACGCGCGCCCTGA
- a CDS encoding VOC family protein, which translates to MKVSRPRKLFLNLPVADLKRSVDFFTKLGFEFNKDFTDEHATCMVVGEDAFVMLLTHTRFKDFIKKPLHDATQSTAGTYALSANSREDVDEMVKTALANGGSPAADAMDMGFMYGGSFYDPDGHHWEVAWMDPNQMPPQ; encoded by the coding sequence ATGAAGGTCAGCCGTCCCCGTAAGCTCTTCCTCAACCTGCCCGTGGCCGACCTGAAGCGGTCGGTGGACTTCTTCACGAAGTTGGGCTTCGAGTTCAACAAGGACTTCACCGACGAGCACGCCACCTGCATGGTGGTGGGCGAGGACGCGTTCGTGATGCTCCTCACGCATACCCGCTTCAAGGACTTCATCAAGAAGCCCCTGCACGATGCGACGCAGAGCACCGCCGGCACCTATGCGCTGTCCGCCAACAGCCGAGAGGATGTCGATGAGATGGTGAAGACCGCGCTGGCGAACGGTGGTTCACCCGCGGCGGACGCCATGGACATGGGCTTCATGTACGGCGGGAGCTTCTACGACCCGGATGGTCACCACTGGGAGGTGGCCTGGATGGACCCGAACCAGATGCCTCCGCAGTAG